A single window of Syntrophotalea acetylenica DNA harbors:
- the proC gene encoding pyrroline-5-carboxylate reductase, with the protein MMELGNIGFIGGGNMGEALIKGLIKSAIPARNIRVAEPNEARARQLTERYGVICGSDGVEVVRQSDLVVLAIKPQIVPVALPAIAGAFDDSKLLVSIAAGVTTAALEVYFQGAPRVVRVMPNTPALAGAGAAALCSGAHAGKEDLSIALHLFEGVGTVHVVSESQLDAVTGLSGSGPAYVYMVIEAMAAGGVLEGLPMDTALALATQTVLGAAQLVKESGEHPAVLRDQVCSPGGTTIAAVKELEEKGLRAALIKAVSKAAKRSRELGRN; encoded by the coding sequence ATGATGGAATTAGGCAACATCGGTTTTATCGGCGGTGGCAACATGGGCGAAGCTCTGATCAAGGGACTGATCAAATCGGCGATCCCGGCACGGAATATTCGGGTGGCCGAACCCAATGAAGCGCGCGCCCGCCAGTTGACCGAGCGTTACGGCGTTATCTGCGGCAGCGATGGCGTTGAGGTAGTGCGGCAGAGCGATCTGGTTGTTCTGGCTATCAAGCCCCAGATCGTGCCGGTGGCTCTTCCAGCCATCGCCGGGGCTTTCGACGATAGCAAGTTGTTGGTATCGATCGCGGCCGGAGTGACCACCGCAGCGTTGGAAGTCTATTTCCAGGGGGCGCCGCGGGTGGTGCGCGTTATGCCCAACACTCCGGCCCTGGCCGGTGCCGGTGCCGCGGCATTGTGTTCCGGGGCGCACGCCGGCAAGGAGGACCTGTCCATCGCCCTGCACCTGTTCGAAGGGGTCGGAACGGTGCATGTCGTCAGCGAATCGCAGCTCGATGCCGTGACCGGTTTGTCCGGCAGCGGACCGGCCTATGTGTATATGGTGATCGAGGCCATGGCGGCGGGCGGCGTATTGGAGGGGTTGCCCATGGATACGGCCCTGGCGCTGGCCACCCAGACGGTGCTCGGCGCCGCACAACTGGTGAAGGAGAGTGGTGAGCACCCGGCGGTGCTGCGCGACCAGGTCTGTTCTCCGGGGGGCACCACCATTGCGGCGGTCAAGGAACTGGAGGAAAAGGGTCTGCGGGCCGCCCTGATCAAGGCGGTGTCCAAAGCAGCGAAACGGTCGCGGGAGCTGGGCAGAAATTGA
- a CDS encoding HAD family hydrolase, whose translation MIIDTLLFDLDGTLIDSAADLGTAVNLLRAEMDLPPLGIDLVRTYVGDGATMLVRRALPENAFSEQLLKRFLQLYEEHLVEKTTLYPGIDEVLISLQGKNMAVITNKPFNLTLRLLYELGLTAFFGCIVGADGTLPKKPDPAPVFAALRDLGADAGKAVMIGDHHTDLRAGRAAGVKTCFCAWGIGNSDGYPFDYLAETPRDLLRLFPV comes from the coding sequence ATGATTATCGATACCCTGCTGTTCGATCTTGACGGTACCCTGATAGACTCGGCTGCCGATCTGGGTACCGCCGTCAACCTGCTGCGCGCGGAAATGGACCTGCCGCCGCTTGGTATCGACCTGGTGCGCACCTACGTCGGTGACGGCGCCACCATGCTGGTGCGTCGCGCCCTTCCGGAAAATGCCTTTTCCGAACAGCTCCTCAAGCGTTTTCTGCAGCTGTATGAAGAACATCTGGTCGAAAAAACCACCCTCTATCCCGGGATCGACGAGGTTCTCATCAGTCTTCAGGGTAAAAACATGGCTGTCATAACCAACAAGCCGTTTAACCTGACCCTTCGGCTGTTATACGAACTCGGCCTCACCGCTTTTTTCGGCTGTATCGTCGGCGCCGACGGCACACTGCCCAAAAAACCCGACCCGGCCCCGGTTTTTGCTGCGCTGCGAGACCTTGGCGCCGATGCCGGCAAAGCGGTGATGATCGGCGATCATCACACCGATCTGCGCGCGGGGCGCGCCGCCGGTGTCAAAACCTGCTTCTGCGCCTGGGGCATTGGCAACAGCGACGGCTACCCCTTCGATTACCTGGCTGAAACCCCCCGGGATCTGCTGCGCCTGTTTCCGGTCTGA
- a CDS encoding sodium-dependent transporter produces the protein MPESSSPRALWGSRIGFILAAAGSAVGLGNIWKFPYITGNNGGGAFVLVYLICIALVGLPIMMAELMIGRYTRRDAVGAFRTLARPGSPWRLAGWISILAAFVILSYYSVVAGWTLEYILRAVQGAFRTPATTGTVETAEQVRALFDGLIESGPRQLLWHFLFIGVCLGIVIGGVQKGIERWSKILMPLLLGLLALLFVNGMLSDGARQAWVFMFRPDFSKLTSGAVLEALGHAFFTLSLGMAAMITYGSYLSRAENLFASGLRIALLDTVIALIAGLAIFPIVFSAGMQPGAGPGLVFQTIPVVFSNLPGGNILALLFFLLLAFAALTSAISLLESQVAYLIDERDWGRKRATAFLAGLAFLVGIPSALSSNLLQHITPIANLGVFDSIDLIASNYLLPISGLLTALYVGWFWSDQEEKQELMADGSVWIYPLWHFLIRFVAPIAVGIILYYKIEETGLFAFFAGLF, from the coding sequence ATGCCTGAGTCTTCCAGCCCCCGTGCCCTGTGGGGATCGCGCATCGGCTTCATTCTGGCGGCCGCCGGCAGCGCTGTCGGTCTCGGCAATATCTGGAAATTCCCTTACATCACCGGCAACAACGGCGGTGGCGCCTTCGTTTTGGTCTATCTCATCTGTATCGCGCTGGTCGGGCTTCCGATCATGATGGCGGAATTGATGATCGGCCGCTACACGCGCCGTGATGCGGTCGGCGCCTTTCGCACTCTGGCCAGGCCGGGTTCCCCGTGGCGGCTGGCCGGCTGGATCAGCATTCTGGCTGCGTTCGTCATCCTGTCCTACTATTCAGTGGTCGCCGGCTGGACCCTGGAGTACATATTACGCGCCGTGCAGGGCGCATTTCGTACCCCGGCGACAACGGGGACCGTGGAGACCGCTGAGCAGGTCAGGGCCCTTTTTGACGGATTGATCGAGAGCGGACCGCGACAGTTGCTGTGGCACTTTCTCTTTATCGGAGTGTGCCTGGGCATCGTCATCGGCGGCGTGCAGAAAGGTATCGAACGCTGGAGCAAAATCCTGATGCCGCTCTTGCTCGGACTGCTGGCACTGCTGTTCGTCAACGGCATGCTCAGCGATGGTGCCCGCCAGGCATGGGTCTTCATGTTTCGTCCCGACTTCAGCAAACTGACTTCCGGTGCCGTGCTTGAAGCTTTGGGCCATGCCTTTTTCACCCTGTCTCTGGGCATGGCAGCCATGATCACCTACGGTTCGTATCTTAGCCGCGCTGAAAACCTGTTCGCATCCGGTCTGCGCATCGCGTTGCTGGACACTGTCATCGCCCTGATCGCCGGACTGGCTATCTTCCCCATCGTGTTTTCGGCGGGCATGCAGCCTGGCGCCGGCCCCGGACTGGTTTTTCAGACCATCCCCGTGGTGTTTTCCAACCTGCCCGGCGGCAACATCCTGGCGCTGCTGTTTTTTCTGCTGCTGGCTTTTGCCGCGCTGACCAGCGCCATCTCCCTGCTCGAATCACAGGTGGCCTATCTTATCGACGAGCGCGACTGGGGGCGCAAGCGAGCCACCGCCTTTTTGGCAGGACTGGCTTTTCTGGTCGGCATCCCTTCGGCCCTTTCAAGCAATCTGCTCCAGCACATCACCCCTATTGCCAACCTCGGAGTTTTCGACTCCATCGACCTGATCGCCTCCAACTACCTGCTGCCCATAAGCGGGCTGCTTACCGCCCTGTATGTCGGCTGGTTCTGGAGCGATCAGGAAGAAAAGCAGGAACTGATGGCCGACGGCTCGGTCTGGATATACCCGCTGTGGCATTTCCTGATCCGGTTTGTTGCTCCGATTGCCGTAGGCATTATCCTTTATTACAAAATCGAAGAAACCGGCCTGTTCGCTTTTTTTGCCGGGCTTTTCTGA
- a CDS encoding YggS family pyridoxal phosphate-dependent enzyme, whose protein sequence is MSIEANLREIRDRIDAACLRIGRNPRDVRLVAVSKTKPTAMIDEAAAAGQTLFGENYVQEFLAKAEQVMAKVEWHFIGSLQSNKVKYLREKVAMIHSVDRLSLAREIDRQWSKAGYPADILIQVNLGEEESKSGTQEAALEELVRSIAALPNVRIGGLMALPPYLDDPEMVRPFFRRLRHLAEKLSALDIPGVAMRELSMGMSHDFEVAIEEGATLVRVGSAIFGSRR, encoded by the coding sequence ATGAGCATAGAAGCCAATCTTCGGGAAATCCGCGACCGCATCGATGCCGCCTGCCTGCGCATCGGCCGCAATCCGCGGGACGTGCGGCTGGTTGCCGTGTCCAAGACGAAGCCAACCGCCATGATCGATGAGGCGGCGGCCGCCGGCCAGACGCTGTTCGGTGAAAATTATGTGCAGGAATTTCTGGCCAAGGCGGAGCAAGTCATGGCCAAGGTCGAATGGCACTTCATCGGCAGCCTGCAATCGAACAAGGTCAAATATCTGCGCGAAAAAGTCGCCATGATTCACTCCGTCGACCGCTTGTCTTTGGCAAGGGAAATCGATCGGCAGTGGAGCAAAGCCGGTTATCCGGCCGACATCCTCATCCAGGTCAATCTCGGCGAAGAAGAAAGCAAGTCCGGCACACAGGAAGCGGCTCTCGAAGAACTGGTACGCAGCATCGCGGCACTGCCCAATGTGCGCATTGGCGGACTGATGGCACTGCCGCCCTACCTTGACGACCCGGAGATGGTCCGGCCCTTTTTCCGCCGGTTGCGCCATCTGGCTGAAAAACTTTCCGCCCTGGACATTCCCGGCGTCGCCATGCGGGAGCTGTCCATGGGGATGAGTCACGACTTCGAGGTAGCCATCGAGGAGGGTGCTACCCTGGTTCGGGTCGGGTCCGCCATTTTCGGTTCACGACGCTGA
- a CDS encoding Maf family protein, which translates to MNPDPRLTSDRLENTIVLASASPRRSQLLASAGIAFTVVGSDAPETIQPGESPQQHVRRLSLLKAREVAHRSHITGRWFIGSDTVVVRDAAILGKPADAGEAAAMLSSLSGRSHNVITGFAIIDRIGRTETVETVSTRVWFRELTDLEIQGYIATGEPFGKAGAYAIQGIGACMIPAIEGSYTNVVGLPLCEVVATLEKLGAIRLFASGAPRSDHLDPPS; encoded by the coding sequence ATGAACCCTGATCCCCGGCTGACCTCCGATCGCCTTGAAAACACCATCGTGCTGGCTTCGGCCTCGCCTCGGCGCAGTCAGTTGCTGGCTTCGGCGGGTATTGCCTTCACCGTGGTCGGCAGCGACGCTCCCGAAACGATACAACCCGGAGAATCGCCGCAGCAGCACGTCCGGCGTCTGAGCCTGCTCAAAGCCCGGGAGGTGGCCCACCGCTCCCACATCACGGGGCGCTGGTTCATCGGAAGCGACACAGTGGTGGTCCGCGATGCGGCCATTCTCGGCAAACCGGCCGATGCCGGCGAGGCCGCGGCCATGCTGAGCTCGCTGTCGGGCCGCAGCCACAACGTTATTACCGGTTTCGCCATCATCGACCGTATCGGCAGAACGGAAACGGTCGAGACAGTCTCGACCCGTGTCTGGTTCCGGGAGTTGACAGATCTGGAGATTCAGGGTTACATTGCCACCGGCGAACCGTTCGGCAAAGCCGGCGCCTATGCCATTCAGGGCATCGGCGCATGCATGATCCCAGCCATCGAGGGCAGCTACACCAACGTCGTCGGCCTGCCGCTGTGCGAAGTGGTTGCTACACTCGAAAAGCTTGGTGCGATACGCCTGTTCGCGTCCGGCGCCCCCCGTTCCGACCATCTCGACCCGCCATCCTGA
- the trmFO gene encoding methylenetetrahydrofolate--tRNA-(uracil(54)-C(5))-methyltransferase (FADH(2)-oxidizing) TrmFO, translating to MNQAKPPQPGITIIGAGLAGCEAAWQAAERGLRVILYEMKPRVFSPAHRSPDLAELVCSNSLRGTGMNNAVGCLKEELRRCATLFMQAADASAVPAGGALAVDREAFSAFITDCIERHPNIDLQRRELAAVPAQGTTIIASGPLTSAPLAADIARLTGSGQLYFYDAIAPIIEADSIDHAIAWKASRYGRGGDDYINCPLSREEYYAFIEALRSADKVPGKHFEKVIHFEGCMPIEEMAERGDMTLAFGPMKPVGLPDPRTGKEPFAVVQLRQDNLHATLFNMVGFQTKLTWPEQRRIFRTIPGLQNARFARLGSMHRNTFINAPACLDQHLRLKAEPRLFFAGQITGVEGYVESAACGFLAGLFAAGQVLGNPLPLPPPTTSLGALLGHLAHSEPDSFQPMNINYGLFPPVEERKRKRAERRLALAERALCDLEVWRRQILAATSDLLFRPQEPPDEP from the coding sequence ATGAACCAGGCAAAACCACCTCAACCCGGCATAACCATTATTGGCGCCGGCCTGGCCGGCTGCGAAGCCGCCTGGCAGGCCGCTGAACGGGGTTTGCGGGTGATACTGTACGAAATGAAACCCCGGGTCTTTTCCCCGGCACATCGCAGTCCCGATTTGGCTGAACTGGTTTGCTCCAACAGCTTGCGCGGTACCGGCATGAACAACGCCGTCGGTTGCCTCAAGGAAGAACTGCGCCGCTGCGCCACCCTGTTCATGCAGGCCGCCGATGCCAGCGCGGTTCCGGCCGGGGGAGCGTTGGCAGTCGATCGCGAGGCTTTTTCCGCATTCATCACCGACTGCATCGAGCGACACCCCAACATTGATCTGCAGCGCCGCGAACTGGCCGCCGTTCCGGCGCAAGGGACGACCATCATTGCTTCGGGCCCTCTGACGTCGGCCCCCTTGGCCGCCGATATCGCCCGCCTCACCGGAAGCGGACAGCTCTATTTCTACGATGCCATTGCTCCGATCATCGAAGCCGACAGCATTGACCATGCTATCGCATGGAAAGCCTCCCGCTACGGTCGCGGAGGGGATGACTACATCAACTGCCCGCTGTCCCGCGAGGAATATTACGCATTTATCGAGGCCCTCAGATCCGCCGACAAGGTACCGGGCAAGCACTTTGAAAAGGTGATCCATTTCGAAGGCTGCATGCCGATCGAGGAAATGGCCGAGCGGGGCGATATGACCCTCGCCTTCGGCCCCATGAAGCCGGTCGGACTGCCCGATCCGCGCACCGGAAAAGAGCCCTTCGCCGTGGTACAGCTGCGCCAGGACAACCTGCATGCCACCCTGTTCAACATGGTCGGATTTCAGACCAAGCTGACCTGGCCGGAACAGCGGCGCATTTTCCGCACCATCCCCGGCCTGCAAAACGCCCGCTTTGCCCGCCTCGGAAGCATGCATCGCAACACCTTCATCAACGCCCCGGCCTGCCTCGACCAACACCTGCGGCTGAAAGCCGAGCCGCGGCTGTTCTTTGCCGGGCAGATTACCGGTGTTGAAGGGTACGTCGAATCGGCCGCCTGTGGCTTTCTGGCCGGGCTGTTCGCCGCAGGGCAGGTGCTCGGCAACCCGCTGCCCTTGCCGCCGCCGACTACCTCCCTCGGTGCACTGCTTGGCCACCTGGCCCACTCCGAGCCCGACTCTTTCCAGCCGATGAACATCAATTACGGCCTTTTCCCGCCCGTGGAGGAGCGCAAACGCAAGCGGGCCGAGCGACGCCTGGCTCTGGCGGAACGGGCTCTTTGCGATCTGGAAGTGTGGCGTCGGCAAATCCTGGCCGCTACCTCCGACCTCTTGTTCCGCCCCCAGGAGCCGCCCGATGAACCCTGA
- the topA gene encoding type I DNA topoisomerase → MAQSLVIVESPAKAKTIEKFLGPGYKVLASYGHVRALPSKQGSVDVEHNFSPRYHILPESQKHIELLKKEAKKSRELILATDPDREGEAIAWHLLEALGISEQAASPEVKRVTFHEITKGAIQEAIAHPGHISRELVDAQQARSVLDYLVGFNLSPFLWKKIRYGLSAGRVQSVALRLICEREKEIAAFAPREYWSIEARLGTDQGSVFAARLNAIDGKTLDKFDIADQNQAEDLVRAISKESFQVRELKKSSKKRNPAAPFTTSTLQQEASRKLGFSARKTMTVAQKLYEGIDIGNGLEGLITYMRTDSVALSQVATTEARDVITRMFGKEYALEKPRAFKNKAKNAQEAHEAVRPTALSNYPDQIKAHLTSDQFKLYRLIWQRTVASQMAAAVLDATTVDIAAGERFMFRASGQVVRFAGFMKLYIEDYDSAEEQDDQKEATLPELRQHQPLQCEELLPAQHFTQPPPRFTEASLVKTLEENGIGRPSTYASIINTLVTRKYVRLEKRTFHTEDVGMVVSDLLVNHFTKYVDYDFTAGMEEDLDAISRGEREWQPVLKDFWEPFISLLRQKETEISKQDVTTEKTDRTCPECGKPLVIKLGRSGRFLACSGFPECRYTEPLNGSEREEPVMSDQTCDKCGAPMLVKQGRYGKFLACSAYPDCKNIQPLVKPKALGIPCPQCGEGELMEKKSRYGKIFYSCNRYPQCKYALWDLPIQEPCPKCKFPLVVEKTTKRQGTFRKCPQESCDWTETLVPPETKTKAATKKPAAKKTSTATPSPKKPRQRKPQAIKPQATKPPPKQRRRKKPPKPKAKPETCRPGGLFLNIDRIPATPTSMRPVPRARSFALFGNPLR, encoded by the coding sequence ATGGCACAATCCCTGGTAATCGTCGAATCGCCCGCCAAGGCGAAAACCATCGAAAAATTTCTCGGTCCGGGTTATAAGGTCCTGGCTTCCTACGGACACGTGCGCGCGTTGCCGAGCAAGCAGGGCTCGGTCGACGTGGAACACAATTTTTCTCCCCGCTATCATATCCTCCCCGAAAGCCAGAAGCATATCGAGCTTTTAAAAAAGGAGGCCAAAAAGAGCCGGGAACTGATACTGGCCACCGACCCCGACCGTGAGGGAGAGGCCATTGCCTGGCATCTGCTCGAAGCCCTGGGCATCTCCGAACAGGCCGCTTCCCCCGAGGTAAAGCGCGTCACTTTCCACGAGATCACCAAGGGCGCCATTCAGGAAGCCATCGCCCACCCCGGTCACATCAGCCGCGAACTGGTCGACGCTCAACAGGCCCGCTCCGTCCTCGATTACCTGGTCGGTTTCAATCTTTCGCCCTTTTTGTGGAAAAAAATCCGCTACGGCCTGTCCGCCGGGCGTGTGCAATCCGTTGCCCTGCGCCTGATCTGCGAGCGGGAGAAGGAAATCGCAGCGTTTGCGCCCCGTGAATACTGGTCCATCGAGGCCCGTCTCGGCACCGACCAGGGGAGCGTTTTCGCAGCACGGCTGAATGCCATCGACGGCAAAACCCTCGATAAGTTCGATATCGCCGACCAAAATCAGGCCGAAGATCTGGTCAGGGCCATCAGCAAGGAATCCTTCCAGGTCAGAGAGCTCAAAAAATCCTCCAAAAAGCGCAACCCGGCCGCACCCTTTACCACCAGCACCCTGCAGCAGGAAGCAAGCCGCAAGCTGGGGTTTTCCGCCCGCAAAACCATGACCGTGGCACAGAAGCTCTACGAGGGAATCGACATCGGCAACGGACTCGAAGGCCTTATCACCTACATGCGTACCGACTCGGTGGCACTCTCCCAGGTTGCCACCACTGAGGCCCGCGACGTCATCACCCGCATGTTCGGCAAGGAATATGCCCTGGAAAAACCCCGGGCGTTCAAAAACAAAGCCAAAAACGCCCAGGAAGCTCACGAAGCCGTGCGTCCAACAGCGCTGTCCAACTATCCGGATCAGATCAAAGCGCACCTGACCTCCGACCAGTTCAAGCTTTACCGCCTTATCTGGCAGCGCACAGTCGCCTCGCAGATGGCAGCGGCGGTCCTGGACGCCACGACAGTCGATATCGCCGCCGGCGAGCGGTTTATGTTCCGGGCGTCGGGGCAGGTTGTGCGCTTTGCCGGCTTCATGAAGCTCTACATCGAGGACTACGACAGCGCCGAGGAACAGGACGATCAGAAAGAAGCCACCCTCCCGGAACTGCGGCAGCATCAGCCACTGCAATGTGAAGAGCTTCTTCCGGCGCAGCATTTTACCCAGCCGCCACCGCGATTCACCGAGGCCAGTCTGGTAAAGACACTCGAGGAAAACGGCATCGGCCGGCCATCGACCTATGCGTCCATCATCAACACCCTGGTGACCCGCAAATACGTGCGCCTGGAAAAACGTACCTTCCATACCGAGGATGTGGGGATGGTGGTCAGCGACCTGCTGGTCAATCACTTCACCAAATACGTCGATTACGACTTTACCGCCGGCATGGAAGAAGACCTGGATGCCATCTCCCGCGGTGAAAGGGAGTGGCAGCCGGTACTCAAGGACTTCTGGGAACCGTTTATCTCCCTGCTGCGGCAGAAAGAGACCGAGATTTCCAAGCAGGATGTGACGACGGAAAAAACCGACCGAACCTGTCCCGAGTGCGGCAAACCGCTGGTCATCAAGCTTGGCCGCTCGGGCCGGTTCCTGGCCTGCTCGGGATTTCCCGAATGCCGTTATACCGAGCCGCTGAACGGCAGCGAGCGGGAAGAACCGGTCATGTCGGACCAGACCTGCGACAAGTGCGGCGCCCCCATGCTGGTCAAACAGGGGCGCTATGGCAAATTTCTGGCCTGCTCAGCCTATCCGGACTGCAAAAACATTCAGCCTCTCGTCAAGCCCAAGGCTCTTGGCATCCCCTGCCCCCAGTGCGGGGAAGGGGAGTTGATGGAGAAAAAAAGCCGCTACGGCAAAATTTTTTACTCCTGCAACCGCTACCCGCAATGCAAATATGCCCTGTGGGATCTGCCGATCCAGGAACCCTGTCCCAAATGCAAGTTTCCGCTGGTAGTGGAAAAAACTACCAAGCGGCAGGGTACCTTCCGCAAGTGCCCGCAGGAAAGCTGTGACTGGACCGAAACCCTGGTGCCACCGGAGACCAAAACCAAAGCCGCCACCAAAAAGCCCGCGGCCAAAAAAACATCCACGGCCACACCGTCGCCCAAAAAACCCCGGCAAAGAAAGCCGCAAGCGATAAAGCCGCAAGCGACAAAGCCACCGCCAAAACAGCGCCGGCGAAAAAAGCCTCCAAAGCCAAAAGCAAAGCCTGAAACCTGCAGGCCGGGTGGCCTCTTTTTAAACATTGACCGGATCCCGGCCACTCCCACCTCGATGCGACCGGTCCCGCGGGCCCGGTCGTTTGCGCTTTTTGGAAACCCCTTACGGTGA
- a CDS encoding DUF494 domain-containing protein, producing the protein MTGNPLKERVLAIVSIIAHYIMEDGQLPANGDLVEELLAVGFEADEIDAAFNWMENLSMHPDADPSTRPLTVPSQRIFTAEECQAIAREARGFLMRVREMGIIDGNLLEEIIQKALNTDDDEVSLKDIKTLTALTLFSHSHHEWMREVDCFMDDDWTRLYH; encoded by the coding sequence ATGACCGGAAACCCCCTCAAAGAACGGGTTTTGGCCATCGTCAGCATTATCGCTCATTACATCATGGAAGATGGGCAGCTGCCGGCCAATGGAGACCTTGTCGAGGAACTGCTGGCTGTCGGGTTCGAGGCGGATGAAATCGATGCGGCTTTCAACTGGATGGAAAACCTGTCCATGCACCCGGATGCCGACCCTTCAACCCGCCCCCTGACCGTCCCCAGCCAACGAATATTTACAGCCGAGGAATGTCAGGCCATCGCGCGTGAAGCACGCGGTTTTCTGATGCGCGTGCGCGAGATGGGAATCATCGACGGAAACCTTCTGGAAGAAATCATCCAGAAGGCCTTGAACACCGACGACGATGAAGTCAGCCTGAAAGACATCAAGACGCTGACCGCCCTGACCCTTTTTTCCCACTCTCACCATGAGTGGATGCGCGAAGTCGACTGTTTCATGGACGACGACTGGACTCGGCTCTACCACTGA
- the dprA gene encoding DNA-processing protein DprA — MTRTEQAWLRLYLTPGLGRVGTIRLIEAFGSPEAALAASPRAWTEQARVRPAVAASRPAEGDAVFIQTLETLDRLEVGIISLWDQHAYPEPLRSIYDPPALLFVRGKLPEQQGLAVVGARRASPDGIRLTRTLCRQIAAQGISIVSGLARGIDRAAHEGALMVDGATVAVLGCGIDRVYPRENEPLYFEILQKGGAILSEYPPGTPPLAQHFPGRNRIISGMCRGVLVVEAAARSGSLITAEFALEQGREVFAVPGPVNNPGNQGTNQLLKEGARLVTESADILDIFKPGCCPSEPPARPDPLLEKLSGQFLNVYRELQDSPLHLDELARKCGLTPMEVSAILLHLELEDGATQLPGMRFVRKRSL; from the coding sequence ATGACACGCACCGAACAGGCATGGCTGCGACTGTATCTGACTCCCGGACTTGGCCGGGTCGGCACCATCCGCCTCATTGAGGCTTTCGGATCTCCCGAGGCTGCCCTTGCCGCCAGCCCCCGGGCCTGGACTGAACAGGCGCGCGTTCGCCCGGCGGTAGCCGCTTCGCGGCCCGCTGAAGGGGATGCCGTTTTTATCCAAACCCTGGAAACCCTCGACCGACTCGAAGTCGGCATCATTTCCCTATGGGACCAGCATGCATATCCGGAGCCGCTCCGATCTATCTACGATCCGCCGGCGTTGCTGTTTGTCAGGGGAAAACTCCCCGAACAACAGGGACTTGCCGTGGTGGGAGCCCGGCGCGCCTCGCCGGACGGGATTCGCCTGACCCGCACCCTCTGCCGTCAGATCGCGGCCCAGGGAATTTCCATCGTCAGCGGCCTGGCCCGGGGCATCGACCGGGCGGCGCACGAAGGCGCCCTGATGGTTGACGGTGCCACCGTAGCGGTGCTCGGCTGCGGTATAGACCGCGTCTATCCACGGGAAAACGAACCCCTGTATTTCGAAATACTGCAAAAAGGCGGCGCCATTCTGTCGGAATATCCGCCGGGAACACCACCACTGGCGCAGCACTTTCCCGGTCGCAACCGCATCATCAGCGGTATGTGCCGGGGGGTTCTGGTGGTGGAAGCGGCAGCTCGCAGCGGTTCGCTGATTACTGCCGAATTCGCTCTTGAGCAGGGAAGAGAGGTATTTGCGGTACCGGGGCCGGTAAACAATCCCGGCAACCAGGGCACCAATCAACTGCTCAAGGAAGGTGCCCGCCTGGTGACCGAAAGCGCCGATATCCTGGACATATTCAAGCCCGGATGTTGCCCCTCGGAACCGCCTGCCAGGCCGGACCCGCTGCTGGAAAAACTATCGGGACAATTCCTGAACGTATACCGGGAGCTACAGGACAGCCCGCTGCACCTCGATGAACTGGCTCGGAAATGCGGCTTGACTCCCATGGAGGTTTCCGCTATTTTACTCCACTTGGAACTTGAGGACGGAGCGACACAGCTTCCCGGCATGCGTTTTGTGCGCAAGCGGAGCTTATAA
- a CDS encoding LysM peptidoglycan-binding domain-containing protein — MKTICKALAALCLLFPLAAAAQTPEQVYTIKKGDTLWGISEKFIKDPYYWPNLWANNPFITNPHFIYPGQRVAIRNGRLVLLPGQDAQATGSQPCIMPIEPVEEITVKGVAGNEGFVTLEELDRAGTLIDATDDRILLSYQDQVFVKIQEPGLLPGDRFALVEVGEQIRHPVSKEILGHRVSYLGEVEISDVSPPVATGIIRRAVKEITRGAILIPMQPSRRDIVLKKAAAPLLGHVMASSREKIALSQHDVIYLDLGETDGLESGNMIYLSRPRQTTQRILPEHDVELPDELLGAAVIIATQPQTATALILKSVAPIYVGDRVSTPTE; from the coding sequence ATGAAAACCATCTGCAAAGCTCTTGCAGCCCTGTGTCTGCTGTTTCCGCTTGCGGCTGCGGCACAGACACCGGAACAGGTCTACACCATTAAAAAAGGCGACACCCTGTGGGGCATCTCCGAAAAATTCATCAAGGATCCCTACTACTGGCCGAACCTTTGGGCCAACAACCCGTTCATCACCAACCCCCATTTCATCTATCCGGGACAGCGCGTCGCCATCCGCAACGGTCGCCTGGTGCTGCTGCCCGGCCAGGATGCGCAAGCCACCGGATCGCAGCCCTGCATCATGCCCATCGAGCCGGTCGAGGAAATCACCGTCAAAGGCGTCGCCGGCAATGAAGGCTTCGTCACCCTGGAGGAACTGGACCGGGCCGGCACCCTGATCGATGCCACGGACGACCGGATTCTGCTCAGCTACCAGGACCAGGTTTTCGTAAAAATCCAGGAGCCGGGCCTGCTGCCCGGCGACCGTTTCGCCCTTGTCGAAGTCGGTGAACAGATCCGGCACCCTGTCAGCAAGGAAATCCTCGGCCATCGCGTCAGCTATCTGGGCGAAGTCGAAATCAGCGACGTTTCCCCGCCCGTGGCGACCGGGATAATACGGCGTGCGGTCAAGGAGATTACCCGCGGCGCCATTTTGATCCCGATGCAACCGTCCCGGCGCGATATCGTTCTGAAAAAGGCTGCCGCTCCCCTGCTCGGCCATGTCATGGCCAGCAGCCGCGAAAAAATCGCCCTCAGCCAGCATGATGTCATCTATCTCGACCTTGGAGAAACCGACGGCCTGGAATCCGGCAACATGATCTATCTAAGCCGTCCCCGGCAGACGACCCAACGGATCCTGCCCGAGCACGATGTCGAACTGCCTGACGAACTGCTTGGGGCCGCCGTAATTATTGCCACCCAACCGCAGACGGCAACAGCGTTGATCCTCAAATCGGTCGCTCCCATTTATGTCGGTGACCGGGTTTCGACGCCGACCGAATAA